A single Seriola aureovittata isolate HTS-2021-v1 ecotype China chromosome 19, ASM2101889v1, whole genome shotgun sequence DNA region contains:
- the LOC130160751 gene encoding gonadotropin-releasing hormone receptor, with protein MAELRNWESWGGVERGRSVALPARCVLLFLVRQVSLVRLVNRRSSTRGNKRERRRCFTTQLEGTPLNIDERREETEQTTLFSQEETKFSRVKSFELFLLGLAAANLEEILIVNIYDIVIHEITSSIADTWMCRSLKFLTVFGETTSILFTVLISIFRYQKLRDASTRVNFPICMDSIRSALMVSGVCVIFSVLFSLPIFVMHLQSPAGNTTRNTVGCPPDFFQCSTNHCPKFNRFYKYAFILICNLLPLIIVTATGCLIINVLLSQRKTVTPGVNVSGSSQSSRKSKGLGFQRSTVAVLAAMGLFQVDWTLYLIFHLSFSPTDLPFWAEMEFFISISYTSISPYVYGIGNNLFNLKNCIKR; from the exons GTAAGGCAAGTCAGCCTCGTCCGACTGGTTAACCGACGCAGCTCAACTCGAGGAAATAAACGCGAACGTCGCCGATGTTTCACCACTCAGCTCGAGGGAACCCCTTTGAATATCgacgagaggagagaagagacgGAGCAAACAACTCTGTTCTCGCAAGAAGAG ACCAAGTTCTCCAGAGTGAAGTCCTTTGAATTGTTTCTACTGGGACTGGCTGCGGCCAACTTGGAGGAAATTCTCATCGTGAACATCTATGATATTGTCATCCATGAGATTACCTCCTCCATCGCCGACACTTGGATGTGTCGCTCACTCAAGTTCCTGACTGTGTTTGGTGAAACTACCAGCATCCTCTTCACTGTCCTCATCAGCATCTTCCGCTACCAGAAGCTGAGAGACGCCAGTACGAGGGTCAACTTCCCAATCTGCATGGACAGCATCAGGTCAGCCTTGATGGTGAGCGGGGTGTGTGTGATATTCTCCGTGCTGTTCAGTCTCCCCATTTTTGTCATGCACCTGCAAAGCCCAGCGGGAAACACCACAAGAAACACAGTCGGCTGCCCCCCAGACTTCTTTCAGTGTAGTACAAATCATTGTCCCAAATTCAACCGCTTCTACAAGTATGCGTTCATCCTGATATGCAACCTGCTGCCTCTGATCATCGTCACAGCCACCGGCTGCCTCATCATCAATGTGCTGCTGAGCCAGAGGAAGACTGTGACACCAGGGGTGAACGTGAGTGGGTCGAGCCAGTCCAGCAGGAAGAGTAAAGGTCTGGGGTTTCAGCGAAGCACGGTAGCTGTACTGGCTGCCATGGGGTTGTTCCAGGTAGATTGGACTCTCTACCTGATCTTCCATCTGAGTTTCAGCCCCACTGACCTTCCTTTTTGGGCTGAAATGGAGTTCTTTATCTCAATTTCCTACACATCCATCAGTCCATATGTGTACGGGATAGGGAATAACCTGTTCAATCTCAAGAACTGTATAAAAAGgtaa